In one Streptomyces sp. T12 genomic region, the following are encoded:
- a CDS encoding trypsin-like peptidase domain-containing protein yields the protein MAGRGPRAGGDRRMPGMPDGTRVTGEAWARDPWDAGWGAQGLRDSSGQWDPSQFHDDDQGCHAGRPRTGEWPDGEASVRQGATRERRGGERPDGDGIGARHRDAALVRIHDPAGRPRGLGFVADHHGTVVTSHEVVDGMPRLVLHTAEGDRRCVVPASAVTPLPALDLALVRTEGLGVDPLPVTVRDRIETGAYVRIAAGGWREARVLGATSVTYTATDRCHLLDDALELAIGTAGRDALRLGGGAAGGPVLDAGTGAVVGVLGTALRCGRRDAVFAVPLGPRPDGPLAELLAENAATVPAYGVDLNLAGVLELTATSVGQDGPPGAPAGHGGRADAGGVGGAAPVERASTAREFSAFAESRASVLGLVGRPGSGRTTELAALAARRDRGPEAAPTLWLRGADLKGDDTSVADAARRALTRAARIVAVSAGSDPAALGDTTPERLARLARTTGRPLLLLLDGPEEMPPVLAHRLTEWTEGTEEWLRVAGARLVVACRAEYWEGAGAEFPEEVLYGSADRAAHGTSGRFPPCVRLGDLTPDEAHQARARYGIPDDALAAPDARHPLTLRLLSEVRAALPDTPHPPLDRDDVLSAHLDLMCLRIAVRLAAENGLRGTAVRRLAAKVSGQVHEAARRSLGPGQGELDRTSFEAVFPWGPAPARLGGGTGWASAVLTEGLLVPAGDGYRFAHEELADWIQGMHLDLDEALHALVHRRRAEPDAAHPLPVPHHRIGPVVQALLLLTRHQGVHQLALRLEELTQALDADRHSWWAARLLAETLLRVPDAMPYQDVLRLVTDRIVAWSRQHRSAPPELGPAFWTALPLPDAERLDLLRRLVLADGPQTDAAAPHRPRYLDAVAHLLAAAPTAVQSHLTRWFDDDRPLPATPHATVACAAQALLYAHRDRALDDLTENLVDSAHRRADELLAVLAEEEPSAMCRAVDRWAHDDRPARRVAAVVYGPRAAPHARTEADRELLRHAALALLDRPADCTLHGGALAMLVRDPSTRSRHLPQALRHFAEGDPQLPPSALVTALTTHPEPVLDAFRARLHRADGAEALRTLADVTTPDLARRVATLVGEAVERHPETAEDVAAYVDRRLDHDPACRAVLFPLVTGLLDAGPEEVRAALAAVLAASGAPASRALRRELLDFLLDHERSPAVLDAFLHATVRHSGDRGDGRLRDLVHHTGVLLVRTPDGAARFDRGLVDLGRYVPGFAVRIAGWLNDTPQEWATVVGPSTRRMIENLAGVRVPA from the coding sequence ATGGCGGGACGGGGCCCGCGGGCGGGCGGCGACCGCCGGATGCCGGGGATGCCGGACGGGACGCGGGTGACGGGGGAGGCGTGGGCCCGAGACCCGTGGGACGCCGGGTGGGGTGCTCAGGGCCTGCGGGACTCATCGGGCCAGTGGGACCCCTCCCAGTTCCACGACGACGACCAGGGTTGCCACGCGGGCCGGCCTCGAACCGGCGAGTGGCCGGACGGGGAAGCTTCCGTGAGGCAGGGCGCGACCCGTGAACGGCGCGGTGGTGAACGCCCGGACGGCGACGGGATCGGTGCCCGCCACCGCGACGCAGCCCTGGTCCGCATCCACGACCCGGCCGGCCGACCCCGCGGCCTCGGCTTCGTGGCCGACCACCACGGCACGGTCGTCACCAGCCACGAGGTCGTCGACGGCATGCCCCGTCTGGTCCTGCACACCGCCGAGGGCGACCGCCGTTGCGTGGTGCCCGCGAGCGCGGTGACCCCGTTGCCCGCCCTCGACCTGGCGCTCGTACGCACCGAAGGGCTGGGCGTGGACCCGCTGCCGGTGACCGTGCGGGACCGGATCGAGACCGGCGCGTACGTCCGGATCGCGGCCGGTGGCTGGCGGGAGGCGCGGGTGCTGGGCGCGACGTCCGTGACGTACACGGCGACGGACCGCTGCCATCTCCTCGACGACGCCCTGGAGTTGGCGATCGGCACGGCCGGACGGGACGCGCTGCGGCTGGGCGGAGGGGCGGCCGGGGGACCCGTGCTCGACGCCGGTACCGGTGCGGTGGTGGGCGTCCTCGGCACGGCACTGCGGTGCGGCCGACGCGACGCCGTCTTCGCCGTACCGCTGGGCCCACGGCCCGACGGCCCGCTGGCCGAGCTGCTAGCGGAGAACGCGGCGACGGTGCCGGCGTACGGCGTCGACCTCAACCTGGCGGGCGTACTGGAGCTGACGGCCACGTCGGTCGGGCAGGACGGTCCGCCGGGGGCGCCGGCGGGTCATGGGGGACGGGCGGACGCCGGGGGAGTGGGAGGCGCGGCCCCGGTCGAACGGGCCTCGACGGCACGGGAGTTCAGCGCCTTCGCCGAGAGCCGGGCGTCCGTACTGGGCTTGGTCGGGCGCCCGGGCAGCGGCCGTACGACGGAACTCGCGGCCCTGGCCGCCCGCCGCGACCGCGGTCCCGAAGCGGCGCCCACGCTGTGGCTGCGCGGCGCCGACCTGAAGGGCGACGACACCTCGGTGGCCGACGCCGCACGGCGGGCGCTGACCCGGGCGGCCCGCATCGTGGCGGTGTCGGCCGGCTCCGACCCCGCCGCCCTGGGCGACACGACCCCGGAACGCCTGGCCCGTCTCGCCCGCACCACCGGCCGCCCCCTCCTGCTCCTCCTGGACGGCCCGGAGGAAATGCCCCCCGTCCTGGCCCACCGCCTCACGGAGTGGACCGAGGGCACGGAGGAGTGGCTGCGGGTGGCGGGGGCGCGGCTGGTGGTGGCGTGCAGGGCGGAGTACTGGGAGGGGGCGGGCGCCGAGTTCCCGGAGGAAGTGCTGTACGGCTCCGCCGACCGGGCGGCGCATGGGACGTCCGGGCGGTTCCCGCCCTGCGTACGGCTCGGCGACCTCACCCCCGACGAGGCCCACCAGGCCCGCGCCCGCTACGGCATCCCGGACGACGCCCTGGCCGCCCCGGACGCCCGCCACCCCCTCACCCTCCGCCTCCTCTCCGAGGTCCGCGCCGCCCTCCCCGACACCCCCCACCCCCCACTCGACCGCGACGACGTCCTCTCCGCCCACCTCGACCTCATGTGCCTGCGTATCGCCGTCCGTCTCGCCGCCGAGAACGGCCTGCGCGGCACCGCCGTACGCCGTCTCGCCGCCAAGGTCTCCGGCCAGGTCCACGAGGCCGCCCGCCGCAGCCTCGGCCCCGGCCAGGGGGAGCTGGACCGCACGTCCTTCGAGGCCGTGTTCCCCTGGGGCCCCGCCCCCGCGAGGCTCGGCGGCGGTACCGGCTGGGCGTCCGCCGTCCTCACCGAGGGCCTCCTCGTCCCCGCCGGCGACGGCTACCGCTTCGCCCACGAGGAACTCGCCGACTGGATCCAGGGCATGCACCTCGACCTCGACGAGGCCCTGCACGCCCTGGTCCACCGCCGCCGCGCCGAGCCCGACGCCGCCCATCCGCTGCCCGTCCCGCACCACCGCATCGGCCCTGTCGTCCAGGCCCTCCTGCTCCTGACACGTCACCAGGGCGTCCACCAACTCGCCCTGCGGCTGGAGGAGTTGACGCAGGCGTTGGACGCCGACCGGCACTCCTGGTGGGCCGCCCGGCTCCTCGCCGAGACCCTGCTGCGCGTCCCCGACGCGATGCCGTACCAGGACGTACTGCGCCTGGTCACCGACCGGATCGTGGCCTGGAGCCGGCAGCACCGCAGCGCGCCCCCCGAGCTGGGCCCCGCCTTCTGGACCGCGCTGCCGCTCCCGGACGCCGAGCGCCTCGACCTGCTCCGCCGCCTCGTCCTCGCCGACGGACCGCAGACCGACGCCGCAGCGCCCCACCGCCCCCGCTACCTCGACGCCGTGGCCCACCTCCTCGCCGCCGCCCCCACCGCCGTACAGTCCCATCTCACCCGCTGGTTCGACGACGACCGCCCGCTCCCCGCCACCCCCCACGCGACCGTCGCCTGCGCCGCCCAGGCCCTGCTGTACGCGCACCGCGACCGTGCGCTGGACGACCTCACGGAGAATCTGGTCGACAGCGCGCACCGCCGGGCCGACGAGCTGCTCGCCGTGCTGGCCGAAGAGGAACCGTCCGCGATGTGCCGCGCCGTCGACCGCTGGGCGCACGACGACAGGCCCGCCCGACGCGTCGCGGCGGTGGTGTACGGGCCGCGTGCCGCGCCCCATGCCCGCACTGAGGCCGACCGCGAGCTCCTGCGCCACGCGGCCCTCGCCCTGCTCGACCGCCCCGCCGACTGCACACTGCACGGCGGCGCGCTGGCCATGCTCGTGCGCGACCCCAGCACCCGTTCCCGTCATCTCCCGCAGGCGCTACGGCACTTCGCGGAAGGCGACCCGCAGCTCCCGCCCAGCGCCCTGGTCACCGCCCTGACCACGCACCCCGAGCCGGTCCTCGACGCCTTCCGCGCGCGCCTGCACCGAGCGGACGGCGCAGAGGCGCTGCGCACTCTCGCCGACGTCACCACGCCCGACCTCGCCCGCCGGGTCGCCACCCTCGTAGGGGAGGCGGTGGAGCGGCACCCCGAGACCGCCGAGGACGTGGCCGCGTACGTCGACCGGCGCCTCGACCACGACCCCGCCTGCCGCGCCGTACTGTTCCCGCTGGTGACCGGCCTGCTGGACGCCGGTCCGGAAGAGGTGCGGGCCGCCCTCGCCGCCGTACTCGCCGCTTCCGGCGCCCCCGCCTCCCGCGCCCTGCGCCGCGAGCTGCTGGACTTCCTGCTGGACCACGAGCGCAGCCCCGCCGTGCTGGACGCCTTCCTGCACGCCACCGTCCGGCACAGCGGCGACCGGGGCGACGGGCGCCTCCGCGACCTCGTCCACCACACGGGCGTGCTCCTCGTCCGCACCCCGGACGGCGCGGCCCGCTTCGACCGCGGACTGGTCGATCTCGGCCGCTACGTCCCCGGCTTCGCCGTGCGCATCGCCGGCTGGCTGAACGACACCCCGCAGGAGTGGGCGACGGTGGTGGGACCGAGCACCCGCCGGATGATCGAGAACCTGGCCGGCGTGCGAGTTCCCGCATGA
- a CDS encoding bifunctional riboflavin kinase/FAD synthetase, which yields MQRWRGLEDIPEDWGRSVVTIGSYDGVHRGHQLIIRHAVDRARELGVPAVVVTFDPHPSEVVRPGSHPPLLAPHHRRADLMAELGVDAVLILPFTTEFSKLSPAEFVVKVLVDKLHAKAVVEGPNFRFGHRAAGNVDFLAEQGKTYDFEVEIVDLYVTGEAGGGQPFSSTLTRRLVAEGDVTGAAEILGRPHRVEGVVVRGAQRGRELGFPTANVETLPHTAIPADGVYAGWLHAQGEVMPAAISVGTNPQFDGTERTVEAYAIDRVGLDLYGLHVAVDFLAFVRGQAKFDSLEALLEQMAEDVKRCRELIAAAE from the coding sequence GTGCAGCGCTGGCGTGGCTTGGAGGACATCCCCGAGGACTGGGGGCGCAGCGTCGTCACCATCGGCTCCTACGACGGAGTCCACCGCGGACACCAGCTGATCATCCGGCATGCCGTGGACCGCGCCCGTGAGCTGGGCGTTCCCGCCGTCGTCGTCACCTTCGACCCGCACCCCAGCGAGGTCGTCCGCCCCGGCAGCCACCCGCCCCTGCTGGCCCCGCACCACCGCCGCGCCGACCTCATGGCCGAGCTGGGTGTGGACGCCGTGCTGATCCTCCCCTTCACGACCGAGTTCTCGAAGCTGTCGCCGGCCGAGTTCGTGGTCAAGGTCCTGGTCGACAAGCTGCACGCCAAGGCGGTCGTCGAGGGCCCCAACTTCCGCTTCGGCCACCGCGCGGCCGGCAACGTGGACTTCCTCGCCGAACAGGGCAAGACCTACGACTTCGAGGTCGAGATCGTCGACCTGTATGTGACCGGTGAGGCGGGCGGCGGGCAGCCGTTCTCCTCGACCCTGACCCGGCGCCTGGTCGCCGAGGGCGACGTCACCGGCGCCGCCGAGATCCTGGGCCGCCCGCACCGCGTGGAGGGCGTGGTCGTGCGAGGCGCCCAGCGCGGCCGCGAACTCGGCTTCCCCACGGCCAACGTCGAGACACTGCCGCACACCGCCATCCCCGCCGACGGTGTCTACGCCGGCTGGCTGCACGCCCAGGGCGAGGTGATGCCGGCCGCGATCTCCGTCGGCACCAACCCGCAGTTCGACGGCACCGAGCGCACGGTGGAGGCGTACGCGATCGACCGCGTGGGCCTGGACCTGTACGGCCTGCACGTCGCCGTCGACTTCCTCGCCTTCGTCCGCGGCCAGGCGAAGTTCGACTCGCTGGAGGCCCTGCTGGAGCAGATGGCCGAGGACGTGAAGCGCTGCCGGGAGCTGATCGCGGCGGCCGAGTAG
- a CDS encoding SCO5717 family growth-regulating ATPase, producing MNRDRSEYNGGSPSSDGDDHEVDLTGEFEIVYTPPAWYAQSTQSGSTTGGQQDAGRPTPPPPTGAPVGSPTGPPGVPAPPAPGPAQPPAQGAPQQHAQPAQPAQPAQPTPAQGTPNAHQQGPATGGYGFPQQQSAPGAPAADGAAAPGGYGYPQQAPGGYGYPQQTGASAPQPGQDTSGGFGVPQQDTSGGFAAAPQQHTPAQPPAAPQQHTPAQPPAAPQQHAPAQPPGAPGFPVLRPVDADAQAAPPPTATPAAGVPAAPAPEEPAPAQPVAEPEPELNHAAADAEAALLFGGADDDVEPEEERSDEAESGDSTGSVPGAEGDESAYVQADADSPAHADSEAAPVTAEAEPEAEAQAPAAPTPAAPADPATAQGQQPQATGQVPAQPQGQPTGQTPVPPQAGQPLPPLPQGFAPAHPAQGVPQQAGQPDQQAAVAAAQAAAAQAAAAAAAQADGYGYPQPPAQQQPAQPPHQTPPQGTFGPAQQAGYPAQQQPEHPAAQAGQPAPVDPRQAPQPGQPHPGQPHPGQPQAAGYGYPQQPPQAAQPHPGHPQPGHPQPGQPQADGYGYPQQPQPQHPAQPGYGYPPQQGGYGYPQPAQPQQQAQPQQPPAQPQQQAPQQPAPQQNPAVPPAAYGNQGQGNQGWSAPPGPQAGPGAPQQQQAAPGTPLGYNAAVELSSDRLLRNQPKARKNNQAPSRFKLGAKKEAAERERKLGLIRTPVMSCYRIAVISLKGGVGKTTTTMALGATLASERQDKILAIDANPDAGTLGRRVRRETGATIRDLVQAIPQLHSYMDIRRFTSQAPSGLEIIANDVDPAVSTTFNDEDYRSALDVLGKQYPIILTDSGTGLLYSAMRGVLDLAHQLIIISTPSVDGASSASTTLDWLSANGFADLVQRSITVISGVRETGKMIKVEDIVAHFETRCRGVVVIPFDEHLAAGAEVDLDMMRPKTREAYFDLASVIAEDIARTQQGFGNPNMQYQQQPQQEYPPQQGYPPQQEYPQQEYPQQQPPQQPYAQPGGAPQPGQGWGQAPQQPGPGQGWQQQAPPQDPQQGQPQQGVVPPGWTQQ from the coding sequence GTGAACAGGGATCGGTCCGAGTACAACGGCGGGAGCCCTTCCTCGGACGGGGACGATCACGAGGTGGATCTCACCGGCGAGTTCGAAATCGTCTACACACCTCCCGCCTGGTACGCCCAAAGTACGCAAAGTGGTTCCACGACCGGCGGACAGCAGGACGCCGGCCGGCCAACGCCACCACCGCCGACCGGAGCGCCCGTCGGGTCGCCCACCGGGCCGCCCGGTGTTCCCGCACCGCCCGCTCCCGGACCGGCGCAGCCACCGGCCCAGGGCGCGCCCCAGCAGCACGCCCAGCCCGCGCAGCCGGCACAGCCCGCGCAGCCCACTCCGGCTCAGGGCACGCCCAACGCCCACCAACAGGGCCCCGCCACGGGTGGCTACGGCTTTCCGCAGCAGCAGTCCGCGCCCGGTGCCCCCGCGGCCGACGGCGCGGCGGCGCCCGGCGGGTACGGCTATCCCCAGCAGGCGCCCGGCGGGTACGGCTATCCCCAGCAGACGGGTGCCAGCGCGCCTCAGCCGGGGCAGGACACGTCGGGTGGCTTCGGCGTGCCCCAGCAGGACACCTCGGGCGGTTTCGCCGCCGCCCCTCAGCAGCACACGCCTGCCCAGCCGCCCGCCGCCCCTCAGCAGCACACGCCTGCCCAGCCGCCCGCCGCGCCCCAGCAGCACGCACCCGCCCAGCCGCCCGGCGCACCCGGCTTCCCCGTGCTGCGTCCGGTCGACGCGGACGCCCAGGCCGCCCCGCCCCCGACCGCCACCCCGGCGGCCGGCGTCCCGGCAGCGCCCGCACCCGAAGAGCCCGCCCCCGCACAGCCGGTGGCGGAGCCGGAGCCCGAGCTCAACCACGCCGCTGCCGACGCCGAGGCGGCGCTGCTGTTCGGCGGTGCCGACGACGACGTGGAGCCGGAGGAGGAGCGGAGCGACGAGGCGGAGTCGGGTGACTCCACCGGTTCCGTCCCCGGTGCGGAGGGCGACGAGTCGGCGTACGTCCAGGCCGACGCGGACTCCCCCGCGCATGCCGATTCCGAGGCCGCGCCGGTGACGGCGGAAGCAGAGCCGGAGGCAGAGGCGCAGGCACCGGCCGCGCCGACGCCCGCCGCTCCCGCGGACCCGGCCACGGCCCAGGGGCAGCAGCCGCAGGCGACGGGACAGGTCCCCGCGCAGCCGCAGGGGCAGCCCACCGGCCAGACCCCCGTGCCGCCTCAGGCGGGGCAGCCGCTTCCCCCGCTGCCGCAGGGCTTCGCGCCCGCGCACCCCGCCCAGGGAGTGCCGCAGCAGGCAGGACAGCCGGACCAGCAGGCGGCGGTGGCCGCCGCACAGGCCGCCGCTGCCCAGGCTGCTGCCGCTGCCGCCGCACAGGCAGACGGATACGGCTACCCCCAGCCGCCCGCCCAGCAGCAGCCCGCGCAGCCGCCGCACCAGACCCCGCCGCAGGGCACGTTCGGCCCGGCCCAGCAGGCCGGTTACCCGGCGCAGCAGCAGCCCGAGCACCCGGCGGCGCAGGCCGGACAGCCCGCCCCGGTCGACCCGCGGCAGGCGCCTCAGCCGGGACAACCACATCCCGGACAGCCGCACCCCGGGCAGCCCCAGGCCGCCGGGTACGGCTACCCGCAGCAGCCCCCGCAGGCCGCACAGCCGCATCCCGGACACCCCCAGCCGGGGCACCCCCAGCCCGGACAGCCGCAGGCGGACGGTTACGGCTACCCCCAGCAGCCGCAGCCCCAGCACCCCGCACAGCCCGGCTACGGCTACCCGCCCCAGCAGGGCGGTTACGGCTACCCGCAGCCCGCGCAGCCCCAGCAGCAGGCGCAGCCGCAGCAGCCCCCGGCCCAGCCCCAGCAGCAGGCGCCGCAGCAGCCGGCACCCCAGCAGAACCCCGCGGTACCGCCTGCCGCCTACGGCAACCAGGGCCAGGGCAACCAGGGCTGGAGCGCCCCGCCCGGCCCCCAGGCCGGACCCGGTGCTCCCCAGCAGCAGCAAGCCGCGCCCGGAACTCCGCTCGGCTACAACGCCGCCGTGGAGCTCTCCTCCGACCGGCTGCTGCGCAACCAGCCCAAGGCCCGCAAGAACAACCAGGCCCCGTCCCGTTTCAAGCTCGGCGCCAAGAAGGAGGCTGCGGAGCGGGAGCGGAAGCTGGGTCTGATCCGTACGCCGGTGATGTCCTGCTACCGGATCGCGGTCATCAGCCTCAAGGGCGGCGTCGGCAAGACCACGACGACGATGGCGCTCGGCGCCACGCTCGCCAGCGAGCGGCAGGACAAGATCCTGGCGATCGACGCCAACCCGGACGCCGGCACCCTCGGCCGACGGGTCCGGCGTGAGACGGGCGCCACCATCCGCGACCTGGTGCAGGCGATCCCGCAGCTGCACAGCTACATGGACATCCGCCGCTTCACCTCGCAGGCACCTTCGGGCCTTGAGATCATCGCCAACGACGTGGACCCGGCGGTCTCCACCACCTTCAACGACGAGGACTACCGCAGCGCGCTCGACGTGCTCGGCAAGCAGTACCCGATCATCCTCACGGACTCGGGTACCGGTCTGCTCTACAGCGCGATGCGCGGCGTGCTGGACCTCGCCCACCAGCTGATCATCATTTCCACCCCGTCGGTGGACGGTGCGAGCAGCGCCTCGACGACGCTCGACTGGCTGTCGGCGAACGGGTTCGCCGATCTCGTCCAGCGGTCGATCACCGTGATCTCCGGTGTCCGCGAGACGGGCAAGATGATCAAGGTGGAGGACATCGTCGCGCACTTCGAGACCCGTTGCCGCGGTGTCGTCGTGATCCCCTTCGACGAGCACCTCGCGGCGGGCGCCGAGGTGGACCTCGACATGATGCGTCCGAAGACCCGCGAGGCCTACTTCGACCTCGCCTCTGTCATCGCCGAGGACATCGCGCGCACCCAGCAGGGCTTCGGCAACCCGAACATGCAGTACCAGCAGCAGCCCCAGCAGGAGTACCCGCCCCAGCAGGGGTACCCGCCCCAGCAGGAGTACCCGCAGCAGGAGTACCCGCAGCAGCAGCCGCCCCAGCAGCCCTACGCCCAGCCCGGAGGCGCCCCGCAGCCGGGTCAGGGCTGGGGTCAGGCCCCGCAGCAGCCCGGGCCGGGGCAGGGCTGGCAGCAGCAGGCGCCGCCGCAGGATCCGCAGCAGGGCCAGCCTCAGCAGGGCGTCGTACCGCCCGGCTGGACGCAGCAGTAG
- the eccE gene encoding type VII secretion protein EccE, whose amino-acid sequence MTSATSTRRGRRAQQQQGGPGGRRSSTAPAAPAAASPRTLPRPGGLGPVRLQQLILVELAAAVMLAAWAADQSWLLVPAGVVAALLLLLAVLRRGRRPLPEWYETTRALRQRRRDAKQPVPPGTDAMLAAVVECDPALRTYSFVSRDDRSIGMIGDGSFLTAVLFVQPGDQPLRPGAADRQLPLRLIQDALEVDGIRLASAQVVQHTQPAPAPHLPQQSLAARSYGPLQAQAGSPALRLTWVALKLDPEMCPEAVQARGDGVPGAQRALLRVADQLASRLAGAGFKATILDETELVQALATSSCLNPRANAQHAQDGRTPQRRTVESVRTWRVDDRYHTTYWVSRWPQLGSGGVALPELVTRFTSLPVLATTFSMTLSKAGNRGVALTGHVRVTARGDSELGQVGRELERAASAAKVGLVRLDREQVPGALATLPLGGTY is encoded by the coding sequence ATGACCAGCGCTACGAGCACTCGGCGCGGACGCCGCGCACAGCAGCAACAGGGAGGGCCGGGCGGCAGACGCTCGTCGACTGCTCCGGCCGCCCCCGCCGCCGCGTCGCCGCGCACGCTGCCCCGCCCCGGCGGTCTGGGCCCGGTGCGGCTGCAGCAGCTCATCCTGGTGGAGCTCGCGGCGGCGGTCATGCTGGCCGCCTGGGCCGCCGACCAGTCCTGGCTGCTGGTGCCTGCCGGTGTCGTGGCGGCACTGCTGCTGCTCCTGGCGGTCCTGCGCCGGGGTCGCCGTCCGCTGCCCGAGTGGTACGAGACGACCCGCGCGCTGCGGCAGCGCCGACGCGACGCCAAGCAGCCCGTGCCACCCGGGACGGACGCGATGCTGGCAGCGGTCGTGGAGTGCGATCCCGCCCTGCGGACGTACTCCTTCGTCTCCCGTGACGACCGCTCGATCGGCATGATCGGCGACGGGTCCTTCCTGACCGCCGTCCTGTTCGTGCAGCCCGGAGACCAGCCGCTGCGCCCCGGCGCCGCCGATCGGCAGCTGCCGCTGCGGCTGATCCAGGACGCCCTCGAGGTCGACGGGATCCGTCTGGCCTCCGCGCAGGTCGTGCAGCACACCCAGCCGGCGCCGGCGCCGCATCTGCCGCAGCAGTCGCTGGCCGCGCGGTCGTACGGCCCCCTGCAGGCGCAGGCCGGTTCGCCCGCGCTCCGGCTCACCTGGGTCGCCCTCAAGCTCGACCCGGAGATGTGCCCGGAGGCGGTTCAGGCCCGCGGGGACGGCGTTCCCGGCGCGCAGCGCGCCCTGCTGCGGGTGGCGGACCAGCTGGCGAGCCGACTGGCCGGGGCCGGCTTCAAGGCGACCATCCTGGACGAGACCGAGCTGGTGCAGGCGCTCGCGACCTCCAGCTGCCTGAACCCGCGCGCCAACGCCCAGCACGCTCAGGACGGGCGTACGCCCCAGCGCCGTACGGTCGAGTCGGTGCGGACCTGGCGGGTCGACGACCGGTACCACACGACGTACTGGGTCTCCCGCTGGCCGCAGTTGGGAAGCGGCGGTGTGGCGCTGCCCGAACTGGTCACGCGGTTCACCTCGTTGCCGGTGCTTGCCACGACGTTCAGCATGACCCTGAGCAAGGCCGGCAACCGGGGTGTCGCCCTCACCGGGCACGTCCGTGTCACCGCCCGCGGTGACAGTGAACTCGGCCAGGTGGGGCGCGAGTTGGAGCGGGCCGCGAGTGCCGCGAAGGTCGGCCTGGTCCGTCTCGACCGGGAGCAGGTCCCCGGAGCTCTCGCCACTCTGCCGCTCGGAGGTACGTACTGA
- the eccB gene encoding type VII secretion protein EccB: MAKRRDELAAYTFARKRTVAAFLAPSPGGSEEGAPRPIRTVMPSLGVGLVLVIGFIAWGVIKPTAPKGWDTPGEYIIVDSDSTTRYVVLNDKTSNGKKTKTLHPVLNYASAKLLLDKGKGSVIEVPGKEIDKSAIPHGATLGIPYAPDRLPSKEDAEKAKTWAVCERPVEGAARAIDRAVFVLNATDAKELNNAGKVGPREVLYVRDTRTKLDYLVDSKGNKFLLGGPSLETTTMEKLRAAAIGTTAAGSEPQLVSSEWLSTLNDAGVITFPTVPAAGGPTQVQGLPADTKVGRVIKAQDAQIAQYYVVLQDKVAAITPFVAGLIRAAWGMDESADIKLSTSQIIDANGGDASRFYTDKGWPETVPRQANSPATATAEARTTSCSVYNGTIGEGNKPQLAAWAGTTYPKRIVADSLSAYVSSGSGLLFTEVTGAAEGGGAQYLLTDTGLRYSLPKSNDSAAKGNSNGSSSGSSNGDASETDKARTRLGYEDVSQPSFVPQTWATFIPKGPTLDTGSAAQEQSQ, from the coding sequence ATGGCAAAGCGTCGGGATGAGCTCGCCGCCTACACGTTCGCTCGCAAGCGCACCGTCGCGGCGTTCCTGGCGCCGTCACCGGGCGGCTCGGAGGAAGGCGCTCCGCGTCCCATTCGTACGGTGATGCCGAGCCTCGGGGTGGGCCTGGTGCTGGTGATCGGCTTCATCGCGTGGGGCGTGATCAAGCCCACGGCACCCAAGGGCTGGGACACGCCGGGTGAGTACATCATCGTCGACAGCGACTCCACGACGCGGTACGTCGTCCTCAACGACAAGACGTCGAACGGCAAGAAGACCAAGACGCTGCACCCCGTCCTGAACTACGCCTCCGCAAAGCTCCTCCTCGACAAGGGCAAGGGCAGCGTCATCGAGGTCCCCGGCAAGGAGATCGACAAGAGCGCCATCCCGCACGGCGCGACCCTCGGCATCCCGTACGCGCCCGACCGGCTGCCCTCCAAGGAGGACGCGGAGAAGGCGAAGACGTGGGCGGTGTGCGAGCGTCCGGTCGAGGGGGCGGCCCGCGCCATCGACCGTGCCGTCTTCGTCCTCAACGCCACCGACGCCAAGGAACTCAACAACGCGGGGAAGGTGGGCCCCCGCGAGGTCCTGTACGTCCGTGACACGCGTACCAAGCTGGACTATCTGGTCGACAGCAAGGGCAACAAGTTCCTGCTGGGCGGCCCGTCGCTCGAGACCACCACCATGGAGAAGCTGCGCGCTGCCGCCATCGGCACCACGGCCGCGGGGTCCGAACCGCAGCTGGTGAGCTCGGAATGGCTGAGCACCCTCAACGACGCCGGGGTGATCACCTTCCCGACGGTTCCGGCCGCCGGCGGACCGACCCAGGTACAGGGGCTCCCCGCCGATACGAAGGTGGGCCGGGTGATCAAGGCGCAGGATGCGCAGATCGCGCAGTACTACGTCGTCCTCCAGGACAAGGTCGCCGCCATCACGCCCTTCGTCGCCGGCCTGATCAGGGCAGCGTGGGGCATGGATGAGAGCGCCGACATCAAGCTCTCGACGTCGCAGATCATCGACGCCAACGGCGGCGACGCGAGCCGGTTCTACACGGACAAGGGCTGGCCCGAGACCGTTCCGCGGCAGGCCAACTCCCCGGCCACGGCGACCGCCGAGGCCCGGACCACCTCGTGCAGCGTCTACAACGGCACCATCGGCGAGGGCAACAAGCCGCAGCTCGCGGCCTGGGCCGGGACGACGTACCCGAAGCGGATCGTCGCCGACTCACTGAGCGCCTACGTCTCGTCCGGCTCGGGCCTGCTCTTCACGGAGGTCACCGGTGCGGCAGAGGGCGGCGGTGCGCAGTACCTGCTGACGGACACGGGCCTGCGGTACTCGCTGCCGAAGAGCAACGACAGCGCGGCGAAGGGGAACAGCAACGGCTCGTCCTCGGGCTCGTCCAACGGTGACGCCAGCGAGACGGACAAGGCGCGCACGCGGCTGGGTTACGAGGACGTCTCCCAGCCCTCGTTCGTGCCGCAGACGTGGGCGACATTCATTCCGAAGGGGCCCACTCTGGACACCGGAAGCGCTGCTCAGGAACAGAGCCAGTAG